A section of the Hippea sp. KM1 genome encodes:
- the rpsP gene encoding 30S ribosomal protein S16, which yields MVVIRLRRGGMKKKPFYRIVAVDSRKKRDGAVIETIGYYDPKTEPPTIKVDMDKYNGWIEKGAKVSETVKNLVKKVG from the coding sequence GTGGTAGTAATAAGACTCAGAAGAGGCGGAATGAAGAAGAAACCCTTTTACAGGATCGTTGCTGTTGATTCAAGGAAAAAGAGAGACGGTGCGGTTATAGAAACGATAGGATACTATGACCCAAAGACAGAGCCACCAACAATAAAGGTGGATATGGACAAATACAACGGCTGGATCGAGAAGGGGGCTAAGGTATCCGAAACCGTAAAAAACCTCGTAAAAAAGGTGGGGTAA
- a CDS encoding type II toxin-antitoxin system HicB family antitoxin: protein MKAEFTAIIDKAPEGGYWAICPEIPGANGQGETVEEAKENLKEAIELILKDRREDILRGLPDDVILDKVEVA from the coding sequence ATGAAAGCAGAGTTTACGGCAATAATAGATAAAGCTCCTGAGGGTGGATATTGGGCTATATGTCCTGAAATCCCTGGTGCAAACGGTCAGGGAGAGACAGTTGAAGAAGCCAAAGAAAACCTAAAAGAGGCCATTGAATTAATCCTAAAGGATCGTCGAGAAGATATCTTGCGAGGATTACCCGACGATGTGATACTTGATAAGGTTGAAGTTGCATGA
- a CDS encoding DUF6364 family protein, with protein MKAKLTLRLDEDAIKKAKLYSKEKGESVSSLVEKFFKSFDAKEIKEQTLPPP; from the coding sequence ATGAAGGCAAAGCTGACCTTGAGGCTTGATGAGGATGCAATTAAAAAAGCTAAGTTATACTCCAAAGAAAAGGGAGAGTCGGTCTCTTCACTGGTTGAAAAGTTTTTTAAAAGCTTTGATGCCAAGGAAATAAAAGAGCAAACCCTTCCCCCCCCATAA
- a CDS encoding KH domain-containing protein, with product MKELISCIVNSLVDNQEAVKIKEIGGEKTTVIELSVDRDDLGKIIGKEGKTIKAIRTILNAASKKAGKKAVLEIIE from the coding sequence ATGAAGGAGCTAATAAGCTGCATAGTCAATAGCCTTGTAGATAATCAGGAAGCCGTTAAGATCAAAGAGATTGGCGGTGAGAAAACAACCGTCATAGAATTGTCTGTGGATAGAGACGATTTAGGCAAGATCATAGGCAAAGAGGGCAAAACCATCAAGGCAATTAGAACCATTCTTAATGCGGCAAGCAAGAAAGCAGGCAAAAAGGCAGTGCTGGAAATCATTGAGTAG
- the trmD gene encoding tRNA (guanosine(37)-N1)-methyltransferase TrmD gives MEFFILSIFPNMFESVFNETIIKRAQEKGLVKIELVNIRDFATDKHRTTDDYPYGGGAGMVMKPEPIYRAVDYIKEKRPDVHVVLLSPGGYIFDQKKAKEMSKRASVAIICGRYEGFDERVRYLADEEISIGRFVLSGGEIAAMAIVDATVRLIPGVLGNEESLKEESFENGLIEYPQYTRPRVFRGMAVPDVLLSGNHKKIKEWREKKAKEKTIKWMGVEDG, from the coding sequence ATGGAGTTTTTTATATTAAGCATCTTTCCTAACATGTTTGAGAGCGTATTTAACGAAACAATCATAAAGAGAGCCCAGGAAAAAGGCCTTGTGAAGATAGAGCTTGTAAACATCAGGGATTTTGCCACCGATAAACACAGAACCACAGATGACTATCCATACGGCGGTGGCGCAGGCATGGTAATGAAACCAGAACCCATTTACAGGGCGGTAGATTACATCAAAGAGAAAAGGCCCGATGTTCATGTTGTGCTTTTAAGCCCTGGGGGATACATCTTTGACCAAAAAAAGGCCAAAGAGATGTCAAAAAGGGCCTCTGTCGCTATCATATGCGGCAGATACGAGGGCTTTGATGAACGGGTCAGGTATTTAGCCGATGAGGAGATATCCATAGGCAGGTTTGTGCTAAGCGGCGGGGAGATAGCGGCTATGGCCATAGTGGATGCCACCGTAAGGCTGATTCCAGGTGTTTTGGGTAATGAGGAATCCCTAAAGGAAGAGAGTTTTGAAAACGGCTTGATAGAATACCCGCAATACACAAGACCCAGGGTTTTCAGGGGCATGGCTGTGCCGGATGTGTTGCTTTCGGGCAACCACAAAAAGATAAAAGAGTGGAGAGAAAAAAAGGCCAAAGAAAAAACAATAAAGTGGATGGGAGTTGAAGATGGATAA
- the rhuM gene encoding virulence protein RhuM/Fic/DOC family protein, translating into MEPENQLVIFEDKDKRVEVQIKEETIWLTLNQIAMLFEKDKSVISRHIRNIFKSGELNRNSTVAKFATVQIEGKRRVRRTIEYFNLDVIISVGYRVNSKKATQFRIWATNVLKNYLINGYAINEKRITQERLKELENTIKFIKENINTPSLTSKEAKGLIEIIEKYALVWKWIEVKAANLLYLIIKNHPFVDGNKRIGALLFLKFLYENSSKEELFAKFNSNTLTALCYLVAASPPEQKEQLIKLIMNFISFDERFL; encoded by the coding sequence ATGGAGCCTGAAAACCAGTTGGTTATTTTTGAGGACAAGGATAAAAGAGTAGAGGTTCAGATAAAAGAGGAAACAATATGGCTGACGCTAAACCAAATCGCTATGCTATTTGAAAAAGACAAGTCTGTTATTTCAAGACATATCAGGAATATTTTTAAGTCCGGGGAGTTGAACAGGAATTCAACTGTTGCAAAATTTGCAACAGTTCAAATCGAGGGCAAAAGAAGGGTAAGAAGAACAATAGAGTATTTTAACCTTGATGTAATAATATCTGTCGGCTACCGTGTCAACTCCAAAAAAGCAACCCAATTTAGAATCTGGGCAACCAATGTTTTAAAGAACTACCTCATAAATGGTTATGCGATAAATGAAAAAAGGATAACCCAAGAAAGACTGAAAGAGCTTGAAAATACGATAAAATTCATAAAAGAAAACATAAACACGCCTTCTTTAACCTCAAAAGAGGCAAAGGGTTTGATTGAAATCATAGAAAAATACGCCTTAGTCTGGAAATGGATCGAGGTAAAAGCGGCAAATCTGCTTTATCTAATCATAAAGAACCATCCCTTTGTTGACGGAAACAAGCGAATTGGAGCGCTTTTATTTTTGAAGTTTCTATATGAAAACTCATCAAAAGAGGAGCTTTTTGCCAAATTTAACAGCAACACCCTAACCGCATTATGTTATCTTGTAGCCGCAAGCCCGCCAGAGCAGAAAGAACAGTTGATCAAGCTAATAATGAACTTCATCTCCTTTGATGAGCGGTTTTTGTAA
- a CDS encoding YraN family protein, translating to MEEVKLLRLRKRDSNKTGRWAENKAARLLKNNGYTIIEKNFHCRDGEIDIIAHKGDLLVFVEVKSRFDGSEPLEYITPSKRAKIIKCARFFMQKRNISDMDVRFDAIGISENKIEWIKNAFMEE from the coding sequence ATAGAAGAGGTAAAGCTGCTAAGATTAAGAAAAAGGGATTCTAATAAAACAGGACGGTGGGCAGAAAACAAGGCTGCCCGCCTTCTAAAAAACAACGGATACACCATCATAGAGAAGAACTTTCATTGCAGAGACGGTGAAATAGACATAATAGCGCATAAGGGTGATTTATTGGTTTTTGTTGAGGTGAAGTCAAGATTCGATGGCAGCGAGCCGTTGGAGTATATAACCCCTTCAAAAAGAGCCAAAATAATAAAATGCGCCAGGTTCTTTATGCAAAAACGCAACATCTCGGATATGGATGTTAGATTCGACGCTATAGGCATAAGCGAAAACAAGATAGAATGGATTAAAAACGCATTCATGGAGGAATGA
- a CDS encoding SpoIIE family protein phosphatase, with translation MRFQTIRAKLIFYLTITLLPIFAILVYIGEINMRDTLYNNSLLKANMLAYKAARDIEKITFNTSSRPKEIANLVSEGIISIDEVKRLMIEDVKRSKFIYGMALAFIPGYFKGKRYYCQYYYAKDGRILEKQLIPPSYRYTESDWFKKPIELKRNMWSEPYFDKGGGGVWMSTYSALIKDGSGKIIGIATADISIGFLSRIVGKIRVLKTGGAFLFTKNGDLLTNVNKETRNSVSQIIKLYDKQRLKSLAQDILNNEKKYLEISSANNHFLLLGLPIRGTDWILGVIFPKSELFLQIKRYKLYSLLIIAGGLSFVVLIILLISKNITRDISKIKEISLKIAKGNFDVEIPSSFNDESQTIAEALDVMQKSLKKYIEEVKDKARIENELELAKKIQSAFVPNELNIELGGFKVEGFSMWARQVGGDFYGANRLNDGKILFYLGDVSGKSIPAVLYVAMIKSIINVLSKQSDSIKNMVNFLNNYLAAITKQNHFATMFIGLIDGQNGELEFCNAGHEPPVAIKGDALFTPLLDKNLPVGVFENFDFKIRRIRLDSFDTLIIFSDGVLDATNDKDEQFGYDRLNRLILENLDSKPNISEVIKKELLSFVNKKELYDDATVLVLHRNNTLKSKAKSGNI, from the coding sequence TTGAGATTTCAAACCATTAGAGCAAAGCTCATATTTTATCTAACCATTACGCTTCTGCCCATCTTTGCAATTCTTGTTTACATAGGCGAGATTAACATGAGAGATACGCTTTATAACAATTCCTTGCTAAAGGCAAACATGCTCGCATACAAGGCTGCAAGGGACATCGAGAAAATCACTTTTAACACCTCGTCAAGGCCTAAAGAGATAGCAAATCTCGTCTCTGAAGGGATTATCTCGATCGATGAGGTAAAAAGGCTAATGATAGAGGATGTAAAAAGGAGCAAATTCATCTATGGCATGGCTTTGGCATTTATCCCGGGATACTTCAAGGGCAAGAGGTATTATTGTCAGTATTACTATGCAAAAGACGGCAGGATTTTAGAAAAACAGCTCATACCGCCATCATACAGATACACAGAAAGCGACTGGTTTAAAAAGCCTATCGAGTTAAAAAGAAACATGTGGAGCGAACCATACTTTGACAAGGGCGGCGGCGGAGTCTGGATGAGCACATACAGCGCCCTAATTAAAGACGGCTCAGGCAAAATCATCGGCATAGCAACGGCCGATATAAGCATAGGATTCTTATCAAGGATTGTTGGCAAAATAAGGGTGCTCAAAACGGGCGGGGCGTTTCTTTTTACAAAAAACGGCGATCTATTAACAAATGTCAATAAAGAAACGAGAAACAGCGTTTCTCAGATAATAAAGCTATACGACAAACAGAGACTAAAAAGCCTTGCGCAGGATATACTGAATAATGAGAAAAAATACTTAGAGATATCGAGCGCAAACAACCATTTTCTTCTGCTTGGTCTGCCAATCAGGGGAACGGATTGGATTCTTGGCGTGATCTTTCCAAAAAGCGAGCTATTCTTGCAAATCAAAAGATACAAGCTCTATTCGCTTCTAATCATCGCAGGCGGCCTGTCTTTTGTTGTTTTAATCATTTTGCTAATATCCAAAAACATAACCCGCGACATATCAAAAATTAAGGAAATCTCGCTCAAAATCGCAAAGGGCAACTTCGATGTCGAGATACCATCAAGCTTTAACGATGAATCCCAAACCATAGCAGAGGCCTTGGATGTTATGCAGAAATCGCTAAAAAAATACATCGAAGAGGTCAAGGATAAGGCAAGGATAGAAAACGAGTTGGAGCTTGCAAAAAAGATCCAGAGTGCTTTTGTGCCAAATGAACTAAATATAGAGCTTGGCGGGTTTAAGGTTGAGGGCTTTAGCATGTGGGCAAGGCAGGTGGGCGGTGATTTTTACGGTGCAAATAGACTTAACGATGGAAAAATCCTCTTCTATCTTGGGGATGTTTCGGGAAAAAGCATTCCGGCTGTTTTGTATGTGGCCATGATAAAGAGCATCATAAATGTTTTAAGTAAGCAGTCGGATTCAATAAAAAACATGGTTAACTTTTTAAACAACTACCTTGCCGCCATCACAAAACAGAATCACTTTGCAACGATGTTTATTGGGCTGATAGATGGGCAAAACGGGGAGCTTGAGTTTTGCAATGCGGGCCATGAGCCGCCTGTTGCAATAAAAGGGGATGCCTTATTCACGCCGCTTTTGGATAAAAACCTGCCTGTTGGCGTGTTTGAGAATTTTGACTTTAAAATTAGAAGGATAAGGCTTGACAGCTTTGATACATTAATTATCTTTAGCGATGGCGTTTTGGATGCAACAAACGATAAGGATGAACAGTTCGGATACGACAGGCTAAACAGGCTCATTTTAGAAAACTTAGACTCAAAACCAAACATTTCAGAAGTCATCAAAAAAGAGCTATTGTCCTTTGTAAACAAAAAAGAGCTTTACGATGATGCCACTGTTTTGGTTCTGCATAGAAACAACACCTTGAAATCAAAAGCAAAATCTGGCAATATTTAG
- the ffh gene encoding signal recognition particle protein, which translates to MFSDLTEKLNDIFKVIKSKGVITEKDLDSALREIKFALLEADVNYKVVKDFIKELKEELKGKELEKSLTPGQIIVEEVHKKLTEILGGQAQPLTITKTPFIIMLVGLQGSGKTTTAAKLAKFLRSKGRQPLLVACDIYRPAAVKQLEVLGKQINIDVFFKENAKPEDIAQEALGFAKQNGKNVIIIDTAGRLHIDDELMEELERIKERISPDEILFVADAMIGQEAVNVAKVFDERVGITGAIFTKLDGDARGGAALSIMKVVGKPIKFAGVGEKISDFEPFYPDRVASRILGMGDVLTLIEKVRQTESEEEAKELARKLKKQQFTLDDFLNQLKKIQKMGSIAKIIQMIPGMNKIKIDDEEAFNKEIKHIEAIILSMTKQERQNYKILNASRKRRIAKGSGTRVSDVNRLIKQFIEMNKMMKGMNKSKAFNLMKRLGIKM; encoded by the coding sequence ATGTTTTCGGATTTGACCGAGAAGCTTAACGATATTTTTAAGGTCATAAAGTCAAAAGGCGTTATCACTGAAAAGGATCTGGACAGCGCCCTTAGGGAGATAAAGTTTGCCCTATTAGAGGCGGATGTAAACTATAAGGTTGTAAAGGATTTCATAAAAGAACTCAAGGAAGAGCTAAAAGGGAAAGAGTTAGAAAAGAGCCTAACACCCGGTCAAATAATCGTTGAAGAGGTCCATAAAAAGCTAACCGAGATTTTAGGCGGTCAGGCGCAACCCCTAACCATAACCAAAACACCCTTCATTATAATGCTCGTTGGACTTCAGGGCAGTGGTAAGACAACAACGGCTGCAAAGCTTGCCAAGTTCTTACGCTCCAAAGGCAGACAGCCCCTTTTGGTTGCATGCGACATATACAGACCAGCGGCCGTAAAGCAGCTTGAGGTTTTAGGCAAACAGATAAACATCGATGTATTCTTCAAGGAGAATGCAAAACCGGAGGATATAGCACAAGAGGCCTTAGGCTTTGCCAAACAGAACGGCAAGAATGTTATCATAATAGATACTGCAGGAAGGCTCCACATAGACGATGAATTGATGGAGGAGCTTGAAAGGATAAAGGAGAGAATCAGCCCGGATGAGATACTCTTTGTCGCCGACGCCATGATAGGACAGGAAGCGGTAAATGTGGCAAAGGTGTTTGATGAAAGGGTGGGAATCACCGGTGCAATATTTACCAAGCTTGACGGTGATGCAAGGGGTGGTGCAGCCCTTTCCATTATGAAGGTTGTCGGAAAGCCGATAAAGTTTGCAGGCGTCGGAGAGAAGATCAGCGACTTTGAGCCCTTCTATCCGGATAGGGTGGCCTCAAGGATCTTGGGAATGGGCGATGTCCTTACGCTCATTGAGAAGGTAAGGCAGACAGAGAGCGAAGAAGAGGCCAAGGAACTTGCAAGAAAGCTAAAGAAACAGCAATTTACACTCGACGATTTCCTCAATCAACTCAAAAAGATACAGAAAATGGGCTCTATAGCCAAGATAATACAGATGATACCGGGCATGAACAAGATAAAGATAGACGATGAAGAGGCGTTCAACAAGGAGATAAAACACATCGAGGCGATAATTCTATCGATGACAAAGCAGGAAAGACAGAACTATAAAATCCTAAACGCAAGCAGAAAAAGAAGGATAGCCAAGGGCAGCGGAACCAGGGTAAGCGATGTAAACAGGCTTATCAAGCAGTTTATAGAGATGAATAAGATGATGAAGGGCATGAATAAATCAAAGGCGTTCAATCTCATGAAAAGATTAGGAATAAAGATGTAA
- a CDS encoding type II toxin-antitoxin system HicA family toxin: MNRRDLERKLRIAGCYIKREGRSHSLWINPKTGVIEAVPRHKEIKEPLARKILKNLGAE, encoded by the coding sequence ATGAATCGCCGTGATTTAGAGAGAAAACTCCGTATAGCTGGATGCTATATCAAAAGAGAAGGAAGATCGCATTCTTTGTGGATAAACCCGAAAACAGGGGTTATCGAAGCAGTGCCGAGGCATAAAGAAATAAAAGAGCCGTTGGCGAGAAAAATTCTAAAAAACCTGGGAGCAGAATAG
- a CDS encoding STAS domain-containing protein, whose translation MGLEFKEKDGVLVIKIDGKLDSLNAKEVYEAVLERLKETDKSVVFDFEDLEYISSAGLQVIIATVKDRKAINKDVSIYKPNGMVDNVLNIAGFYSFLKKAKDV comes from the coding sequence GTGGGGTTGGAATTTAAAGAGAAAGATGGCGTTTTGGTTATAAAAATCGACGGCAAGCTGGATTCCCTAAACGCCAAAGAGGTCTATGAGGCGGTTTTGGAAAGGCTAAAGGAAACCGACAAAAGCGTTGTGTTTGACTTTGAGGATTTGGAATACATAAGCAGTGCAGGCCTGCAGGTGATAATCGCCACGGTGAAGGACAGAAAAGCCATCAACAAGGATGTCTCAATTTACAAGCCAAACGGCATGGTGGACAATGTCTTAAACATAGCTGGCTTTTACTCCTTTTTAAAAAAGGCCAAAGATGTTTAG
- a CDS encoding ATP-binding protein, with protein MFRIDLNSDTLENAMKGIDTFCKKHIPDNDLLFKVRLIYEEIMTNMFRHAVKLDTTFVEVGIKTSPNSVRLSFLYDGDEFDPTKYKDDRINEPLKENTKEGGFGLFLVTNMAKSFSYKRENGFNRIEIEISNH; from the coding sequence ATGTTTAGGATTGACCTAAATAGCGATACGCTTGAAAACGCCATGAAAGGTATCGATACCTTCTGCAAAAAGCATATACCAGACAACGACTTACTCTTCAAAGTCAGGCTCATATACGAGGAAATCATGACAAACATGTTCAGGCATGCAGTAAAGTTAGACACCACATTTGTTGAGGTTGGTATAAAAACAAGCCCAAACAGCGTTCGGCTTTCGTTTTTATACGACGGTGATGAATTTGATCCAACGAAGTATAAAGACGATAGAATCAACGAGCCGCTAAAAGAGAATACAAAGGAAGGGGGCTTTGGCCTCTTTTTGGTCACAAATATGGCAAAAAGCTTCTCATACAAAAGGGAAAACGGCTTCAATAGGATAGAGATTGAGATTTCAAACCATTAG
- a CDS encoding PaaI family thioesterase — MHNRVKELINSNDRFAIHNGMRLIEVREGYAVSQMEIDEKHLNAAGVVQGGAIFSLADLAFGAASNSEGILNLSLTANITFVKPASKGTLRAYAKRISKNRKTSVYQIEVKDEEDNLIATVQGVAYSKEKYIP, encoded by the coding sequence ATGCATAACAGGGTAAAAGAGTTGATAAACTCCAACGATAGGTTTGCTATTCACAACGGCATGAGATTGATAGAGGTAAGGGAAGGTTATGCTGTATCTCAAATGGAGATAGACGAGAAACACCTAAACGCCGCAGGTGTGGTTCAGGGCGGAGCCATATTTTCACTTGCAGATCTGGCCTTTGGTGCAGCATCAAATTCAGAAGGCATACTAAACCTTAGTCTGACGGCAAATATCACATTTGTAAAGCCCGCATCGAAAGGCACATTAAGAGCCTATGCTAAAAGGATATCAAAGAATAGAAAAACATCTGTCTATCAAATAGAGGTGAAAGACGAAGAGGATAATCTCATAGCAACCGTGCAGGGTGTTGCATATTCAAAGGAAAAGTATATACCCTAA
- a CDS encoding molybdopterin molybdotransferase MoeA, whose protein sequence is MIRVNEAIEIIKDNTRPVDGWEEVFLDGALDRVSYEDVFSQIDVPSFSRSAMDGYAVVFSSKNDKRFRIVDDEGLLKEGCCIRINTGFPIPEQADAIAEVEIVKKDGGFIELTRDIERQRNFTFSGVELKRGDVVVARGERISVRKWGLLAYSGVYRLKVRRRPNVGIITTGDEVVFAGDRLKRGGVYNANYYILYGLTRKWLCNPIYFGHVKDDPEKLREAIAYAINRCDAVLTTGGVSKGSRDFIKSILKDMDAKVFFDKTTIKPGKPAVFATVGDKPFFGLPGWPAALYTTAYVYLKPMLFRLAGLDSVGVGYPYCVMDEPTHSRAGKCYFNRVRLSVVDGEYHGVSAGSQKTDNFYSIAVADGLVRIDEEEEDKEEGVRLPLIVFDD, encoded by the coding sequence ATGATCAGGGTAAATGAGGCAATTGAGATAATCAAAGACAACACCCGTCCTGTTGATGGATGGGAAGAGGTGTTTTTGGATGGCGCTCTGGATAGGGTTTCTTATGAGGATGTCTTTTCTCAAATAGATGTCCCGTCCTTTAGCCGTTCTGCTATGGATGGCTATGCCGTGGTTTTTTCATCAAAAAACGATAAGCGCTTTAGAATAGTGGATGACGAGGGGTTGCTAAAGGAAGGCTGCTGCATAAGGATCAATACAGGCTTTCCTATTCCCGAGCAGGCTGATGCTATAGCCGAGGTGGAGATTGTAAAAAAGGACGGAGGGTTTATAGAGCTTACGAGGGATATAGAGAGGCAGAGGAACTTCACCTTTAGCGGTGTTGAGCTTAAAAGGGGCGATGTCGTCGTTGCAAGGGGTGAAAGGATAAGTGTAAGAAAGTGGGGGCTTTTGGCATATAGCGGTGTGTATAGGCTAAAGGTTAGAAGAAGGCCCAATGTGGGTATTATAACAACAGGTGATGAGGTTGTCTTTGCAGGCGATAGGCTCAAAAGGGGCGGGGTTTATAACGCCAATTATTACATTTTGTATGGGCTTACAAGGAAGTGGTTATGCAATCCGATTTACTTTGGTCATGTAAAGGATGACCCTGAAAAGCTAAGGGAAGCAATAGCCTATGCCATCAATAGATGCGATGCCGTTTTGACCACGGGTGGTGTTAGCAAGGGCAGCAGGGATTTTATAAAATCCATCCTTAAGGATATGGATGCCAAGGTGTTTTTTGATAAGACAACGATAAAACCGGGTAAACCCGCCGTTTTTGCGACCGTTGGAGATAAACCGTTTTTTGGCCTGCCGGGCTGGCCTGCTGCGTTGTACACGACGGCCTATGTTTATTTAAAACCCATGCTGTTTAGGCTTGCAGGACTTGATAGTGTCGGTGTGGGTTATCCCTATTGCGTAATGGATGAGCCTACACACTCAAGGGCTGGCAAGTGTTATTTTAATAGGGTTAGATTGAGTGTGGTTGATGGTGAATACCACGGTGTCTCTGCAGGCTCTCAGAAAACAGACAACTTCTATTCCATTGCCGTTGCGGATGGGCTGGTCAGGATAGATGAGGAGGAAGAAGACAAGGAAGAGGGAGTAAGACTCCCCTTGATTGTCTTTGACGATTAG
- the rplS gene encoding 50S ribosomal protein L19, which produces MDKLKAFKDEMVQSLNKEIPEIWPGDTVKVYTRVKEGNKERIQVFAGIVIRRRGGRGLDGTFTVRKESNGIGVEKIFPYLSPAVEKIEVIQRGKVRRARLYYLRDRRGKAAKIKKKGF; this is translated from the coding sequence ATGGATAAGTTAAAGGCATTCAAGGATGAGATGGTTCAATCTCTAAACAAAGAGATACCCGAGATCTGGCCGGGCGATACAGTAAAGGTCTATACAAGGGTAAAAGAGGGCAACAAGGAGAGGATTCAGGTATTTGCAGGTATCGTAATTAGAAGAAGAGGCGGAAGGGGCCTTGATGGCACATTTACCGTCAGGAAGGAGTCAAACGGTATAGGTGTTGAAAAGATCTTTCCATACCTAAGTCCGGCTGTAGAAAAGATAGAGGTCATCCAGAGGGGTAAGGTAAGAAGGGCAAGACTCTATTACCTAAGGGATAGAAGAGGTAAAGCTGCTAAGATTAAGAAAAAGGGATTCTAA